One Phyllobacterium sp. T1293 DNA window includes the following coding sequences:
- a CDS encoding CmpA/NrtA family ABC transporter substrate-binding protein, with amino-acid sequence MGGGLAAPSAMRSEGVRVVRAGFIPLVDASVLIAAAEFGFALREGIQLELVKDVSWANIRDRLAFRQFDVAHMLAPMPVASTLGLGSNPSPVITPFTLGRGGNAITLSVNLYRRMQALADLAGDEGALANAEALKLVIDDIKVRGEPLPVLGTTYPFSSHNYELRYWLAAGGIHPDRDVKLVVVPPPMTSDALSAGAIDGFCVGAPWNMVAVAREVGRIVAVKEDIWPSSPEKVIGVRPEWADSNPETLARLIVALDRAAAWCEVPDNRRELAQVLSEPRYIDTSEDILHRVLLGRFTTDPDGHERTVPDYFSFHRHAANFPWVSQAQWIFSQMIRWGQVAHTLERQVKVATAFRPDLYRNALGPRPDIPVEDMRVEGGHRADGFIDGAIFDPQNIPDYLKGFQVHNLETLVVGEDEV; translated from the coding sequence ATGGGTGGCGGATTGGCAGCGCCGTCGGCGATGCGCAGTGAAGGCGTCCGTGTGGTCAGGGCCGGTTTTATTCCGCTTGTCGATGCCTCTGTTCTCATTGCCGCTGCCGAATTCGGTTTTGCCTTGCGCGAAGGCATCCAGCTCGAACTGGTGAAGGATGTTTCCTGGGCCAATATCCGCGATCGGCTGGCCTTCCGGCAGTTTGATGTCGCGCATATGCTTGCGCCGATGCCCGTTGCATCTACCCTTGGTCTCGGATCAAACCCTTCGCCTGTCATTACGCCATTCACCCTTGGCCGAGGTGGCAATGCCATCACCCTTTCGGTCAATCTCTATCGCCGGATGCAGGCGCTGGCTGATCTTGCCGGTGATGAGGGCGCGCTTGCCAATGCCGAAGCGCTGAAGCTTGTCATTGACGATATCAAGGTGCGGGGCGAGCCGCTGCCGGTGCTGGGCACCACCTATCCATTCTCTTCCCATAATTACGAGCTGCGCTATTGGCTGGCGGCGGGTGGCATTCACCCGGACCGCGACGTGAAACTGGTGGTTGTGCCACCGCCCATGACCTCGGATGCCCTGTCGGCTGGTGCCATCGATGGTTTCTGCGTTGGTGCGCCGTGGAATATGGTGGCTGTTGCCCGCGAAGTCGGACGGATTGTCGCCGTCAAGGAAGATATCTGGCCGTCGAGCCCGGAAAAGGTCATCGGTGTTCGCCCCGAATGGGCTGACAGCAACCCGGAAACATTGGCGCGATTGATCGTTGCACTCGACCGTGCGGCGGCATGGTGCGAAGTGCCTGACAATCGCCGCGAGCTTGCGCAGGTTCTGTCGGAGCCCCGTTATATCGATACATCGGAAGATATTCTGCACCGGGTGCTGCTTGGGCGTTTCACCACCGACCCTGATGGGCATGAGCGGACGGTGCCTGACTATTTTTCATTCCACCGCCATGCGGCGAATTTCCCCTGGGTTAGTCAGGCGCAATGGATATTCAGCCAGATGATCCGGTGGGGACAGGTAGCGCATACCCTGGAAAGGCAGGTGAAGGTGGCGACCGCTTTCCGCCCCGATCTCTATCGCAATGCACTCGGACCCCGTCCGGATATTCCCGTTGAGGATATGCGTGTGGAAGGCGGGCATCGCGCTGATGGGTTTATCGACGGGGCGATATTTGATCCGCAAAATATCCCTGACTATCTCAAGGGTTTTCAGGTTCATAATCTTGAAACGCTCGTCGTAGGGGAGGATGAAGTCTGA
- a CDS encoding CmpA/NrtA family ABC transporter substrate-binding protein, with translation MKVTFSTGMPRRTLLRAGGTLALLAAAKAALPSGAYAASAGPETTKATLGFIALTDASPLIVAKEKGLFAKHGMPDVEVVKQASWGTTRDNLVLGSAGNGIDGAHILTPMPYLISTGKVTQNNQPLPMVILARLNLDAQGISVGSAYAGLKAGVNSGVLKEAFAKKKAEGNAAKAAMTFPGGTHDLWIRYWLAAGGIDPDKDVETIVVPPPQMVANMKVGTMDCFCVGEPWNAQLVNQGIGYTAANTAEIWAKHPEKSFAMRADWVEKNPNATKALLMAVMEAQQWADDMANKDELAAIVGKRAWFNVPTTDIAGRLKGDYDFGGGRVETASPHLMKFWRDHTSYPFQSHEKWFLTENIRWGKFAPDTDIAALVGKVNREDIWREAAKELGVAAADIPASTSRGPETFFDGKVFNPDNPQTYLASLDIKRFA, from the coding sequence ATGAAGGTGACATTCTCGACAGGCATGCCAAGGCGCACGCTTTTGCGGGCAGGGGGCACTCTGGCGCTGCTGGCCGCGGCCAAAGCTGCGCTTCCCTCCGGTGCCTATGCGGCCAGCGCCGGACCCGAGACAACCAAGGCAACTTTGGGCTTTATCGCGCTGACGGACGCTTCCCCGCTGATCGTGGCCAAGGAGAAGGGCCTTTTCGCCAAGCATGGCATGCCCGATGTCGAGGTTGTCAAGCAGGCCTCATGGGGCACGACGCGCGATAATCTGGTGCTTGGTTCCGCAGGCAATGGCATTGATGGTGCGCATATATTGACGCCGATGCCTTACCTGATCAGCACCGGCAAGGTCACGCAGAACAACCAGCCTCTGCCGATGGTCATCCTCGCACGGCTTAATCTCGATGCGCAGGGTATCTCGGTTGGCTCGGCCTATGCAGGTTTGAAGGCCGGGGTGAATTCCGGCGTGCTGAAGGAAGCATTTGCCAAGAAGAAGGCGGAAGGCAATGCGGCCAAGGCGGCGATGACTTTCCCCGGCGGTACGCATGATCTGTGGATTCGCTATTGGCTCGCCGCCGGTGGCATTGATCCTGATAAGGACGTGGAAACCATCGTTGTGCCGCCACCCCAGATGGTTGCCAACATGAAGGTTGGTACCATGGATTGTTTCTGTGTCGGCGAGCCGTGGAATGCGCAGCTCGTCAATCAGGGTATCGGCTATACCGCTGCCAATACCGCTGAGATATGGGCCAAACACCCGGAGAAATCTTTCGCCATGCGTGCGGACTGGGTGGAGAAAAACCCCAATGCCACCAAGGCACTCCTGATGGCCGTGATGGAAGCCCAGCAATGGGCTGACGATATGGCCAACAAGGATGAACTGGCTGCAATCGTTGGCAAACGTGCATGGTTCAATGTACCGACAACCGATATCGCCGGGCGATTGAAGGGCGATTATGATTTCGGTGGAGGCCGCGTCGAGACGGCCAGCCCGCATCTGATGAAATTCTGGCGCGACCACACCTCCTATCCGTTCCAGAGCCACGAAAAATGGTTCCTGACCGAGAATATCCGCTGGGGCAAATTTGCCCCGGATACGGATATTGCCGCGCTGGTCGGCAAGGTGAATCGCGAAGATATCTGGCGTGAAGCCGCCAAGGAACTCGGGGTTGCCGCCGCCGATATACCCGCTTCCACGTCGCGCGGTCCGGAAACCTTCTTCGACGGCAAGGTATTCAATCCGGACAATCCGCAGACCTATCTCGCCAGCCTAGACATTAAACGTTTTGCTTGA
- a CDS encoding ANTAR domain-containing response regulator, with translation MSASLSIMVFDENRIRASIIEEGLREAGHDRVVVLHDIAGLARQIEQIQPDVIVIDIETPNRDMLEHLFQLSRSVRKPIAMFVDSSDSSSIEAAVDAGVSAYVVDGLKKERVKPILDMAVSRFKAFSRLQQELAEAKTALEERKIIERAKGILMKSRKISEDEAYSLLRQTAMNEKKKLSDIAQSVVMTAAMLGS, from the coding sequence ATGTCCGCTTCGCTATCGATCATGGTCTTTGATGAAAACCGTATCCGCGCTTCAATTATTGAAGAGGGATTGCGGGAGGCAGGCCATGACCGCGTGGTGGTTCTGCATGATATTGCCGGTCTTGCGCGCCAGATCGAGCAGATTCAGCCCGATGTGATTGTCATTGATATCGAGACGCCCAACCGGGATATGCTGGAGCATCTTTTCCAGCTTAGCCGCTCGGTGCGCAAACCTATTGCCATGTTTGTCGATAGTTCCGACAGTTCCTCAATCGAGGCGGCTGTCGATGCCGGTGTTTCCGCTTACGTGGTTGATGGTCTGAAGAAAGAACGCGTCAAACCCATTCTCGATATGGCGGTGAGCCGTTTCAAGGCATTCAGCCGTCTGCAGCAGGAGTTGGCCGAGGCAAAAACGGCGCTGGAAGAGCGCAAGATCATCGAGCGTGCCAAGGGTATTTTGATGAAATCGCGCAAAATATCTGAGGACGAGGCTTATTCGCTGCTGCGGCAGACAGCCATGAACGAGAAGAAGAAGCTTTCCGATATCGCACAAAGCGTCGTCATGACGGCGGCGATGCTTGGAAGCTAG
- a CDS encoding ABC transporter permease, translating into MANVHSWLIDDSPASRMQARLGRLYRICGALSRNPLAAVGAIIILTLILTAIFAPLIATHDPLKQDLAQRLLPPSGINWMGTDELGRDIWSRVVYGARITLVIVVLVAVLAAPAGLIIGAVAGYFGGWIDRILMGITDIFLSMPKLILALALVAALGPGIENAIIAIAITSWPGYARIARAETLTFKNSEFIAAIRLQGASSLRVILGHVLPLCTSSMIVRVTLDMAGIILTAAGLGFIGLGAQPPLPEWGAMIARGRSFILDQWWVATMPGFAIIIVSLGFCFLGDGLRDVLDPKSGEQH; encoded by the coding sequence ATGGCAAATGTACATAGCTGGCTGATCGATGATAGCCCCGCCTCGCGGATGCAGGCCCGTCTTGGCCGCCTTTACCGGATATGCGGTGCTCTCTCGCGCAATCCACTGGCGGCTGTCGGTGCGATCATCATTCTCACGCTGATCCTCACGGCAATATTCGCGCCGCTGATCGCAACCCATGATCCGCTGAAGCAGGATCTGGCGCAGCGCCTGTTGCCGCCAAGCGGCATCAACTGGATGGGCACGGACGAACTTGGCCGGGATATCTGGTCCCGTGTGGTCTATGGCGCACGCATCACCCTTGTCATCGTCGTGCTGGTGGCCGTGCTTGCCGCGCCCGCCGGGCTGATCATTGGCGCAGTCGCCGGATATTTCGGCGGCTGGATTGATCGCATCCTGATGGGTATCACCGATATTTTCCTGTCCATGCCCAAACTCATTCTGGCACTGGCCCTTGTGGCGGCGCTTGGACCCGGCATCGAAAACGCCATTATTGCCATCGCCATTACCTCATGGCCCGGCTATGCCCGCATTGCCCGGGCGGAAACGCTGACCTTCAAGAATTCAGAATTTATCGCCGCTATCCGCCTGCAAGGCGCTTCCTCGCTGCGGGTTATTCTCGGCCATGTGCTGCCGCTGTGTACCTCGTCAATGATCGTGCGCGTCACGCTTGATATGGCCGGTATTATTCTGACCGCCGCAGGCCTTGGCTTCATTGGTCTTGGCGCGCAGCCACCCCTGCCCGAATGGGGCGCAATGATTGCGCGTGGCCGCTCCTTCATTCTGGATCAGTGGTGGGTGGCGACCATGCCGGGCTTTGCCATCATCATTGTCAGCCTCGGCTTTTGCTTTCTCGGCGATGGTTTGCGCGATGTCCTAGATCCCAAAAGCGGAGAACAGCATTGA
- a CDS encoding M24 family metallopeptidase has protein sequence MSELRMTRLRERMAETGTDLVVVGPSSHMVWLAGLSPHGDERPVLLIVSKDHAGLLMPALNADSSRQHTDLPFYPWTDGEGPDAALAALLKDAGATKPGIKIALDETMRADFALLVIDALPGAKRTFLNDTVGYLRARKDEAEYAALKANALINDGAMRAAFAALKPGVTEQEIAGVVRDFYKANNARPEFTSVCFGENGAFPHHHTGERKLKANEAVLIDIGGRSDGYPSDMTRVAICGDTPEDFDKVHAVLDRAVEAAIAAAKPGVAAKEVDKAARDVITEAGYGEFFLHRTGHGMGIDIHEPPYITATSEAILEDGHVFSIEPGIYLSGKFGLRLEEIVIIRGNRAEVLSELPRTAFKA, from the coding sequence ATGTCAGAACTTCGGATGACGCGCCTGCGCGAACGCATGGCTGAAACCGGAACCGATCTTGTCGTCGTCGGTCCTTCCTCACATATGGTCTGGCTTGCCGGGCTCTCGCCGCATGGTGATGAACGGCCGGTGCTGCTGATTGTCAGCAAAGACCATGCCGGGCTGTTAATGCCTGCGCTCAATGCGGATAGTTCGCGTCAGCATACGGATCTGCCATTCTATCCATGGACCGATGGTGAAGGTCCGGATGCGGCGCTTGCTGCCCTGCTGAAAGATGCGGGTGCGACGAAGCCCGGCATCAAGATTGCCCTTGATGAAACGATGCGTGCGGATTTTGCGCTGCTTGTCATCGATGCATTGCCGGGTGCCAAGCGGACCTTTCTCAATGACACTGTCGGTTATCTGCGCGCCCGCAAGGATGAGGCGGAGTATGCGGCTCTCAAGGCGAATGCGCTTATCAATGATGGCGCGATGCGCGCGGCTTTTGCGGCATTGAAACCGGGTGTTACCGAGCAGGAAATCGCTGGCGTGGTCAGGGATTTCTACAAGGCCAACAATGCCAGGCCTGAGTTCACCAGTGTCTGCTTCGGTGAGAATGGCGCATTCCCGCATCATCATACCGGTGAGCGCAAGTTGAAAGCCAATGAAGCCGTGCTGATCGATATTGGCGGGCGCAGCGATGGCTATCCCAGTGATATGACCCGGGTTGCCATCTGCGGCGATACACCGGAGGATTTCGACAAGGTGCATGCGGTGCTCGATCGTGCCGTTGAAGCGGCTATTGCTGCGGCCAAACCCGGTGTGGCTGCCAAGGAAGTCGACAAGGCAGCGCGCGATGTCATCACCGAAGCCGGTTACGGCGAATTCTTCCTGCACCGTACCGGGCACGGCATGGGCATCGATATCCACGAGCCGCCCTACATCACCGCAACCTCCGAGGCCATTCTCGAAGATGGGCACGTATTCTCGATTGAACCGGGCATTTATCTCAGCGGCAAATTTGGCCTCCGATTGGAAGAGATCGTAATCATCCGTGGCAATAGGGCGGAAGTCCTCTCCGAATTGCCAAGAACCGCTTTTAAAGCCTGA
- a CDS encoding ABC transporter ATP-binding protein, protein MSKPYLSLEQIDMVFSRGGASTQVLNQVSLNVEKGEFISIIGHSGCGKSTLLNIVAGLNKATRGVVFLEGNVVDTPGPDRAVVFQNHSLLPWLTVYENVKLAVDKVFSSTKSRTERHEWTMRNLELVQMVHAKDKRPSEVSGGMKQRVGIARALAMEPKVLLLDEPFGALDALTRAHLQDQVMQIHTELANTVLMITHDVDEAVLLSDRIVMMTNGPSAKIGEILDVPLVRPRRRIELASDATYIRCRSSVLKFLYERHRLVEAA, encoded by the coding sequence ATGTCGAAACCCTATCTCTCACTGGAACAGATCGACATGGTGTTCAGCCGTGGCGGTGCCAGCACGCAAGTTTTGAATCAGGTTTCCCTGAATGTGGAAAAGGGCGAGTTCATCTCGATCATCGGTCACTCCGGTTGTGGAAAATCCACCCTGCTCAACATTGTTGCCGGGCTCAACAAGGCAACACGCGGCGTGGTGTTTCTCGAAGGCAATGTTGTCGACACGCCCGGACCCGACCGTGCGGTGGTGTTCCAGAACCATTCACTGCTGCCTTGGCTGACAGTCTATGAAAACGTCAAGCTCGCCGTCGACAAGGTCTTTTCATCCACAAAGAGCCGGACGGAACGTCATGAATGGACTATGCGCAATCTCGAACTGGTGCAGATGGTGCATGCGAAGGATAAGCGTCCATCAGAGGTTTCCGGCGGCATGAAACAGCGGGTCGGCATTGCCCGGGCGCTGGCCATGGAGCCGAAAGTGCTTCTGCTTGACGAGCCGTTCGGTGCGCTTGACGCCCTGACCCGCGCGCATCTGCAGGATCAGGTGATGCAGATCCACACGGAACTTGCCAATACGGTGCTGATGATCACCCACGATGTGGATGAAGCGGTGCTGCTCTCCGACCGTATTGTCATGATGACCAACGGACCGTCAGCCAAGATAGGCGAAATCCTCGATGTGCCGCTGGTGCGTCCGCGCCGCCGTATCGAACTGGCTTCGGATGCCACTTACATCCGCTGCCGTTCCTCCGTGCTGAAGTTCCTTTACGAACGTCACCGCCTTGTGGAGGCCGCATAA
- a CDS encoding ABC transporter permease gives MIFGLGGFIISVLITFLGLLAITFFIGRVVPIDPVLAVVGDRAPRAVYEAARIQMGLDQPALVQFIHYVGSVLSGDLGTSVSTGKPVLEDLKRVFPATLEMATLGIIIGVLLGVPMGVYAASRRGSLVDQIIRVVGLLGYAVPAFWLGLVGLAVFYARLKWVAGPGRLDIFYDGLVDPVTGIVLIDSLLAGETEIFFNALWHLALPASVLGFFSLAYIARMTRSFMLDQLSQEYVTTARVKGVSERLVIWRHAFRPILVPLITVIGLSYAGLLEGSVMIETIFSWPGIGNYLTVALLNADMSAVLGATLVIGAVFIGINKISDVLYRVLDPRAR, from the coding sequence CTGATCTTCGGATTGGGTGGCTTCATCATCTCCGTGCTCATCACGTTCCTCGGACTGTTGGCCATTACCTTCTTCATTGGCCGCGTTGTCCCCATTGATCCGGTTCTGGCTGTCGTCGGCGACCGCGCACCGCGTGCGGTCTATGAAGCGGCACGGATACAGATGGGGCTCGACCAACCAGCCCTCGTGCAGTTCATCCACTATGTCGGCTCGGTGCTTTCGGGCGATCTCGGCACATCGGTATCAACGGGCAAACCCGTTCTTGAGGATCTGAAGCGCGTCTTTCCGGCAACGCTCGAAATGGCCACACTTGGCATCATCATCGGCGTGCTGCTCGGCGTTCCCATGGGTGTCTATGCTGCGAGCCGCCGGGGCAGTCTTGTTGATCAGATCATCCGCGTGGTCGGACTGCTGGGCTATGCGGTTCCTGCCTTCTGGCTTGGCCTCGTCGGGCTTGCGGTTTTCTATGCCCGCCTGAAATGGGTTGCAGGTCCTGGCCGCCTCGATATTTTCTATGACGGGTTGGTCGATCCGGTCACGGGCATCGTGCTGATCGACAGCCTGCTGGCAGGTGAAACCGAGATTTTCTTCAATGCGCTCTGGCATCTGGCCTTGCCAGCTTCTGTGCTTGGTTTCTTCAGCCTTGCCTATATCGCGCGCATGACGCGCTCCTTCATGCTCGACCAGCTGTCACAGGAATATGTGACCACTGCCCGCGTCAAAGGCGTATCGGAACGGCTGGTGATCTGGCGCCATGCATTCAGGCCTATTCTGGTTCCGCTGATCACCGTCATCGGCCTTTCCTATGCGGGGCTCCTGGAGGGTTCAGTCATGATCGAGACGATCTTTTCCTGGCCGGGTATTGGCAATTATCTGACCGTGGCGTTGCTCAATGCGGATATGTCCGCCGTGCTTGGTGCAACGCTCGTCATCGGCGCGGTCTTCATCGGCATCAACAAGATTTCCGACGTGCTCTACCGCGTCCTTGATCCCCGTGCGCGTTAG
- the ntrB gene encoding nitrate ABC transporter permease — protein MTASPVPIRSNEKPVSKEKPVVAKIMTLPVPPKTAATRRIPQWLSSLVAHVLPPLITLVFLLVLWEILCSSPTSSVPPPTKVVSETWELIAHPFHVGQGVDQGLFWHILASLKRVALGYCLAAVAGIALGTLVGQSEWAMRGLDPIFQVLRTVPPLAWLPLSLAAFKDGNPSAIFVIFITAIWPIIINTAVGIRNIPQDYQNVARVLRLNQFEYFTKIMIPAAAPYIFTGLRIGIGLSWLAIVAAEMLIGGVGIGFFIWDAWNSSRISDIILALIYVGIVGYLLDRAIAFIAKTVTRNTASA, from the coding sequence ATGACAGCCAGCCCCGTCCCCATCCGTTCGAATGAAAAGCCCGTGTCCAAGGAAAAGCCTGTGGTGGCCAAGATCATGACACTCCCTGTTCCACCGAAAACAGCTGCGACCCGTCGCATTCCGCAATGGCTTTCCTCTCTGGTGGCACATGTGTTGCCGCCGCTGATCACACTGGTGTTTCTGTTGGTGCTGTGGGAAATCCTGTGCTCCTCGCCGACCTCAAGTGTTCCGCCACCCACCAAGGTTGTATCGGAAACATGGGAGCTGATCGCCCATCCATTCCATGTCGGGCAGGGTGTCGATCAGGGGTTGTTCTGGCACATTCTTGCCAGCCTGAAGCGCGTGGCTCTCGGCTATTGCCTTGCAGCAGTTGCCGGTATCGCGCTTGGAACACTTGTCGGGCAGAGCGAATGGGCCATGCGCGGGCTTGACCCTATCTTTCAGGTGTTGCGCACGGTGCCACCACTGGCTTGGCTTCCCCTGTCATTGGCAGCTTTCAAGGATGGTAATCCGTCGGCCATCTTTGTGATTTTCATAACGGCCATCTGGCCAATCATCATCAACACGGCTGTCGGTATCCGCAATATTCCGCAGGATTATCAGAATGTTGCCCGAGTTTTGCGGCTCAACCAGTTTGAATATTTCACGAAGATCATGATCCCGGCTGCGGCCCCCTATATTTTCACCGGCCTGCGCATCGGTATCGGCCTGTCATGGCTCGCCATTGTGGCGGCGGAAATGCTGATCGGCGGTGTCGGGATCGGCTTCTTCATCTGGGACGCATGGAACTCGTCGCGCATCAGCGACATCATTCTCGCCCTGATCTATGTCGGCATTGTCGGCTACCTGCTCGATCGCGCCATCGCCTTCATCGCCAAGACTGTCACCCGCAACACCGCAAGCGCTTGA
- a CDS encoding ABC transporter substrate-binding protein, with amino-acid sequence MKLFKAALFAASIISASAPLTAHAATPGNALVVAQNIDDIVSIDPAEAYEFTSGEYVTQTYDRLVQYDAPDVKTLAPGLATEWKVDDAAKTITFTLRDGVKFTSGNPLRADDVVYSWKRVITLNKAPAFILAQLGWTADNFDKMVTASGNTVVVKYDGDFSSAFVLNVLAARPASVIDSVTVKANEANGDMGNTWLKSNSAGTGPFVLKAFRPAEIINLTGNPNYYGGAPAMKSVIIRHVAEAATQQLLLESGDVDIAKNLTPDQVASLSTKGTVNVETYPQAAVHFLSFNQKDEALTNPAIWEAARYLVNYKGMTDSFLKGQMQVHQAFWPAGFPGSLDETPYTYDPAKAKKILADAGVKTPVNVTLDVINSTPFTDMAQSLQAGFAEAGINFNIIPGTGSQVITKYRARTHEAMLLYWGPDFMDPDSNAKAFAFNEDNSDGNYQSTTTWRNGWAVPAELNAETKAARAEADPSKRNQMYVDLQKKVQEKSPIIVMFQAATQVALAKNVSGYVNGATSDFVFYRLVKKN; translated from the coding sequence ATGAAACTGTTCAAGGCGGCGCTGTTTGCCGCTTCCATTATATCCGCATCGGCGCCTCTTACCGCCCATGCTGCAACCCCCGGCAATGCACTGGTTGTGGCCCAGAACATCGACGATATCGTCAGTATCGATCCGGCTGAAGCCTATGAGTTCACCTCGGGCGAATATGTAACTCAGACCTATGACCGTCTGGTGCAGTATGATGCGCCTGATGTGAAGACGCTGGCACCGGGTCTGGCGACGGAATGGAAGGTGGATGATGCCGCCAAGACCATCACCTTCACGCTGCGGGACGGGGTGAAATTCACCTCGGGCAATCCGCTGCGGGCTGATGATGTGGTCTATTCCTGGAAGCGCGTCATTACGCTGAACAAGGCGCCAGCCTTCATTCTGGCGCAGCTTGGCTGGACTGCTGATAATTTCGACAAGATGGTCACCGCATCCGGCAATACGGTCGTTGTCAAATATGATGGCGATTTCTCTTCCGCCTTTGTGCTCAACGTTCTTGCTGCGCGTCCTGCCTCTGTCATCGACTCAGTGACGGTGAAGGCCAATGAAGCCAATGGCGATATGGGCAATACATGGCTGAAGTCGAATTCCGCCGGTACAGGGCCGTTTGTCTTGAAAGCATTCCGTCCGGCGGAGATCATCAATCTTACAGGCAATCCCAATTATTATGGCGGCGCACCGGCAATGAAGTCGGTCATTATCCGCCATGTGGCTGAAGCCGCGACCCAGCAATTGCTGCTTGAGTCTGGTGATGTGGACATCGCCAAGAACCTGACACCGGATCAGGTCGCCAGCCTTTCGACCAAGGGCACAGTCAACGTCGAGACCTATCCACAGGCTGCCGTGCATTTCCTTAGCTTCAACCAGAAGGATGAGGCGCTGACCAATCCTGCGATCTGGGAAGCAGCGCGTTACCTTGTCAACTACAAGGGGATGACTGACTCGTTCCTTAAAGGACAGATGCAGGTGCATCAGGCGTTCTGGCCAGCGGGTTTCCCCGGATCGCTCGATGAGACGCCCTATACCTATGATCCCGCCAAAGCGAAGAAAATCCTCGCCGATGCCGGTGTGAAAACCCCTGTTAATGTCACGCTTGATGTGATCAATTCAACACCGTTCACCGATATGGCGCAGTCGCTGCAGGCGGGTTTTGCCGAAGCTGGGATCAACTTCAACATCATTCCCGGCACGGGCAGTCAGGTCATCACAAAATACCGTGCCCGCACCCACGAGGCCATGCTGCTCTATTGGGGCCCTGACTTCATGGACCCTGACTCAAACGCCAAGGCATTTGCCTTCAACGAGGATAATTCCGACGGCAATTACCAGTCGACAACCACATGGCGCAATGGCTGGGCGGTTCCGGCGGAACTCAATGCTGAAACCAAGGCCGCGCGTGCGGAGGCAGACCCGTCGAAGCGCAATCAGATGTATGTTGATCTGCAGAAAAAAGTGCAGGAGAAATCACCCATTATCGTGATGTTCCAGGCAGCAACACAGGTAGCGCTCGCCAAGAACGTGTCAGGCTACGTCAATGGCGCAACCTCGGATTTCGTGTTCTACCGCCTCGTGAAAAAGAACTAA
- a CDS encoding helix-turn-helix domain-containing protein, with product MSSEVRNTDKQPKIGAMIRARRRQLQLTLQEICDAAGISVGYLSQVERDHATPSLGTLAQISRSLNVGMDYFIATPNVEDALTRQGERQKYSVDGSSIVYEQIATDFAGNILSSVIMHIPAGYRSETVSHEGEEILYVLEGVITHQLDDEEVVLSTGDSLHFRGNRPHAWWNDSGKTARLLWTGTLPIFRTRL from the coding sequence ATGTCATCCGAGGTCCGCAACACTGACAAGCAGCCCAAGATCGGGGCTATGATTCGCGCAAGGCGGCGTCAATTGCAGCTGACATTGCAGGAAATCTGCGATGCCGCAGGCATTTCAGTTGGATATCTCAGTCAGGTTGAACGCGATCATGCCACACCGTCGCTGGGAACGCTCGCACAGATTTCGCGCAGCCTTAATGTCGGGATGGATTATTTTATTGCCACCCCGAATGTGGAAGACGCGCTGACACGTCAGGGTGAGCGGCAGAAGTATTCGGTCGACGGTTCCTCCATTGTTTACGAGCAGATCGCTACGGATTTTGCCGGGAACATACTTTCATCTGTGATCATGCATATACCGGCGGGCTACCGCTCCGAAACGGTCAGCCATGAGGGCGAAGAAATCCTCTACGTGCTTGAAGGTGTCATTACCCATCAGCTTGATGATGAAGAAGTGGTGCTTTCGACCGGTGACAGCCTGCATTTTCGCGGCAACCGGCCCCATGCGTGGTGGAATGATTCAGGCAAAACGGCCCGGCTTCTGTGGACAGGAACATTGCCCATATTCCGGACCCGTCTTTAA